One region of Leptidea sinapis chromosome 10, ilLepSina1.1, whole genome shotgun sequence genomic DNA includes:
- the LOC126966441 gene encoding 6-pyruvoyl tetrahydrobiopterin synthase: protein MSSLPIVSITRRETFSSCHRLHSPFLGDEENKRLYGKCNNPNGHGHNYVVLVTVKGPVDQQTGMVMNVHDLKQYMKEAIMDPLDHKNLDQDVPYFKAVVSTTENLAIFIWDQLQKLMPKPQLLHEVKILETEKNHVVYRGGTTFPRNKSNKSSMHPGNNHVSSDSD, encoded by the exons ATGTCGTCTTTACCAATTGTTTCTATAACTAGAAGAGAAACTTTTAGTTCCTGCCACCGGTTACACAG CCCTTTCCTGGGTGATGAAGAGAACAAAAGACTGTATGGAAAATGCAACAATCCAAATGGTCATGGGCACAATTATGTTG TGCTTGTGACAGTGAAGGGTCCAGTGGACCAGCAGACAGGGATGGTGATGAATGTTCATGATCTAAAGCAGTATATGAAAGAAGCTATTATGGATCCACTTGATCATAAAAATTTGGACCAAGATGTGCCTTATTTTAAGGCTGTG gtAAGCACAACAGAGAACCTGGCAATATTCATATGGGATCAATTGCAAAAACTGATGCCAAAGCCTCAGCTTCTACATGAAGTCAAAATACTGGAGACTGAAAAGAACCATGTTGTCTATCGTGGAGGCACCACATTCCCTCGAAACAAAAGTAACAAATCATCTATGCACCCTGGAAACAACCATGTTTCCTCAGACTCCGATTAG